A single Pseudochaenichthys georgianus chromosome 10, fPseGeo1.2, whole genome shotgun sequence DNA region contains:
- the syce3 gene encoding synaptonemal complex central element protein 3, producing the protein MADSSALPELPQESINDALQVNKDLERVIEAVEDISVQLTWMGYDMVALRTSPELATSMQKLEEAYNKCRAIICGDRQEPESESSI; encoded by the exons ATGGCCGATTCATCTGCGCTGCCTGAGCTTCCACAAGAAAGCATCAACGACGCCTTGCAGGTGAACAAGGATTTGGAGAGAGTTATAGAAGCCGTGGAAGATATATCCG TGCAGTTGACCTGGATGGGTTATGACATGGTGGCACTGCGGACCAGTCCCGAGCTGGCGACTTCTATGCAGAAACTGGAAGAAGCATATAATAAATGCAGAGCTATTATCTGTGGAGACCGACAAGAGCCCGAGTCAGAAAGTAGCATTTGA
- the lcp2b gene encoding lymphocyte cytosolic protein 2 isoform X2, whose amino-acid sequence MVSAQRSVATVPGLPYFFHDCMRADAAPEPIPAERKSKAAYPRTTSNSLIPQRPVYALPPQPNLPVDRSKKPSQIDVAKSSRIPKPRIPRATDVFNRISKHYQVPSAPTQPAPVKSIQEPTQCIEGLDPSWYGGKVTRREAEAALREMNKDGAFVVRDSSQGALEQPYTLMLLKQGKVYNIMIRNQGNSYSLGTGLKTTKSFPGVKEMITHHTHTPLLLIDATDRSSEAQNQCRLLHPAGLGPAPT is encoded by the exons GATGCTGCTCCAGAGCCGATCCCTGCTGAAAGGAAGTCAAAGGCTGCATACCCTCGGACCACAAGCAACAGCCTTATTCCtcaaagacctgtctatgcgcTAC CCCCCCAACCCAATCTACCTGTGGACAGGAGCAAGAAGCCCTCCCAGATCGACGTTGCAAAATCAA GCAGGATCCCAAAACCCAGAATCCCCAGAGCTACAGATGTGTTCAACAG AATAAGTAAACACTATCAAGTTCCTTCAGCGCCCACACAGCCTGCTCCGGTTAAATCAATTCAAGAACCAACACAG TGCATTGAGGGTTTGGATCCCAGTTGGTATGGAGGGAAGGTGACCAGACGTGAAGCTGAAGCTGCTCTCAGAGAGATGAACAAG GACGGAGCGTTTGTGGTGAGGGACAGCTCACAGGGCGCACTTGAGCAGCCTTACACCCTGATGCTGCTGAAACAAGGCAAGGTTTACAACATTATGATCCGTAACCAAGGCAACTCCTACTCCCTGGGCACCGGCCTCAAAACCACCAAG AGTTTCCCCGGGGTGAAGGAGATGATtacccatcacacacacacccctctgcTGCTCATTGATGCCACAGACCGGAGTTCTGAAGCACAGAACCAGTGCCGTCTGCTGCACCCTGCGGGACTCGGACCAGCACCAACCTAA
- the lcp2b gene encoding lymphocyte cytosolic protein 2 isoform X1, translating to MVSAQRSVATVPGLPYFFHDCMRADAAPEPIPAERKSKAAYPRTTSNSLIPQRPVYALPPQPNLPVDRSKKPSQIDVAKSKGSAVKATGSFTGRIPKPRIPRATDVFNRISKHYQVPSAPTQPAPVKSIQEPTQCIEGLDPSWYGGKVTRREAEAALREMNKDGAFVVRDSSQGALEQPYTLMLLKQGKVYNIMIRNQGNSYSLGTGLKTTKSFPGVKEMITHHTHTPLLLIDATDRSSEAQNQCRLLHPAGLGPAPT from the exons GATGCTGCTCCAGAGCCGATCCCTGCTGAAAGGAAGTCAAAGGCTGCATACCCTCGGACCACAAGCAACAGCCTTATTCCtcaaagacctgtctatgcgcTAC CCCCCCAACCCAATCTACCTGTGGACAGGAGCAAGAAGCCCTCCCAGATCGACGTTGCAAAATCAA AGGGCAGTGCTGTCAAGGCTACCGGCTCATTCACAGGCAGGATCCCAAAACCCAGAATCCCCAGAGCTACAGATGTGTTCAACAG AATAAGTAAACACTATCAAGTTCCTTCAGCGCCCACACAGCCTGCTCCGGTTAAATCAATTCAAGAACCAACACAG TGCATTGAGGGTTTGGATCCCAGTTGGTATGGAGGGAAGGTGACCAGACGTGAAGCTGAAGCTGCTCTCAGAGAGATGAACAAG GACGGAGCGTTTGTGGTGAGGGACAGCTCACAGGGCGCACTTGAGCAGCCTTACACCCTGATGCTGCTGAAACAAGGCAAGGTTTACAACATTATGATCCGTAACCAAGGCAACTCCTACTCCCTGGGCACCGGCCTCAAAACCACCAAG AGTTTCCCCGGGGTGAAGGAGATGATtacccatcacacacacacccctctgcTGCTCATTGATGCCACAGACCGGAGTTCTGAAGCACAGAACCAGTGCCGTCTGCTGCACCCTGCGGGACTCGGACCAGCACCAACCTAA